One window of the Candidatus Eremiobacteraceae bacterium genome contains the following:
- a CDS encoding O-antigen ligase family protein has translation MTDALPLTLPVAAAMAACGLAVAIASYRLPWTSGAAIAATAPFAWYHTLGPTLMTLPKAVFAGALAGVLLRAALDSSEREGMRGALFADRAPLVLVAFAAFGLISIAWAAGRADAVRDALHWTWYAGAFCLTAATVRSSSDAMRVAVVFLGSSVIVGLDGLWQTFAGAPDVFRATDGLLVQRVTSTLEGPNQFGAYLETVIPILLAILLFSRVSRLAFIAGTLLLGLLTSDLILTFSRGAFWACAAGVCVVVAAYIWAKRYADSVTVSSLPKRGAVVAASVALFVIPVAGANIPLDGLRHELLATPSATYSMAARAQLWQCAESLIATAPLKGYGAGNFADANARCANAPRTAWHGNANQLYLETAVDLGVVGLAMLIAFLSLMLLRARSAELWASPVAVGAYGALFALCLHGLVDDVFTFPKMALPFFVAIALIPAMRRAPEPRPLPLPL, from the coding sequence ATGACCGATGCGCTGCCACTCACGTTGCCCGTCGCCGCGGCTATGGCCGCATGCGGCTTGGCGGTAGCGATCGCTTCGTATCGTCTTCCTTGGACTTCAGGCGCCGCGATCGCCGCAACGGCGCCGTTCGCGTGGTATCACACGCTTGGCCCCACGCTCATGACCCTGCCGAAGGCCGTCTTCGCTGGAGCGCTCGCCGGCGTGCTGCTGCGGGCCGCGCTCGATTCGTCTGAACGCGAAGGCATGCGCGGCGCGCTCTTCGCAGACCGCGCGCCCTTGGTGCTCGTGGCATTCGCGGCATTCGGACTCATCAGCATCGCATGGGCCGCCGGACGAGCAGACGCCGTACGCGACGCATTGCATTGGACGTGGTATGCGGGCGCGTTCTGTCTTACCGCGGCGACCGTGCGATCGTCGAGTGATGCGATGCGCGTCGCCGTGGTCTTCCTCGGTTCGAGCGTCATCGTGGGGCTTGATGGTCTGTGGCAGACGTTCGCCGGCGCGCCCGACGTTTTTCGCGCCACCGACGGACTGCTCGTGCAGCGCGTCACGTCGACGCTCGAGGGCCCGAACCAATTCGGCGCTTATCTGGAGACGGTGATCCCGATCTTATTGGCGATATTGCTCTTCTCGCGCGTGAGCAGGCTCGCGTTTATCGCCGGCACGCTCTTGCTCGGGCTGCTCACCTCGGATCTGATCCTCACCTTTTCGCGCGGTGCGTTCTGGGCGTGCGCCGCGGGCGTCTGCGTCGTCGTCGCTGCCTATATCTGGGCCAAGCGCTACGCCGATTCCGTCACTGTCTCGTCGTTGCCGAAGCGCGGCGCGGTCGTCGCCGCGTCGGTCGCGCTCTTCGTGATTCCGGTGGCCGGCGCGAACATACCGCTCGACGGCCTTCGCCACGAACTTCTCGCCACGCCGTCTGCGACGTATTCCATGGCTGCGCGCGCGCAGCTGTGGCAGTGCGCAGAATCGTTGATCGCGACTGCGCCGCTCAAAGGCTACGGTGCCGGTAATTTCGCCGACGCGAACGCGCGCTGCGCGAACGCACCGCGGACGGCGTGGCACGGCAACGCGAACCAACTCTATTTGGAGACAGCAGTGGATCTCGGTGTCGTCGGGCTTGCGATGCTGATCGCATTTCTGAGCTTGATGTTGTTGCGCGCGCGATCCGCCGAATTGTGGGCAAGCCCCGTGGCGGTCGGTGCGTACGGCGCTCTGTTCGCGCTCTGTCTTCATGGGCTCGTGGACGACGTGTTCACGTTTCCGAAGATGGCTTTGCCATTTTTCGTGGCGATAGCGCTGATACCGGCGATGCGCAGGGCACCCGAACCGCGCCCGTTGCCGCTGCCGTTATGA
- the rfbD gene encoding dTDP-4-dehydrorhamnose reductase, with amino-acid sequence MRVAVIGAGGQVGTEVVRAARAAGFEVLALSHEQSPVEDRAALDEALSPLAPGDVVVNTAAFHRTDACEDHPEEALAINAVGARNAALSAHARGAAIVYYSSDYVFDGAQWARPYVERDLASPINSYGVSKLAGETFVRLANSQAFVLRIASVFGVAGSSGKGGNFVETMLAKARRGEKIEVVDDIVMTPTYAADAADLTVALLARRATPGTYHLTNAGACSWYEFATAIIGSAGLDADITAVASASMPTAARRPAYSALASERLSSFGLSARPWRDALTDYLRARGHL; translated from the coding sequence TTGCGCGTAGCCGTGATCGGCGCGGGCGGCCAGGTCGGCACCGAGGTCGTTCGCGCCGCTCGCGCGGCCGGCTTCGAGGTCCTCGCTCTTTCGCACGAGCAGAGTCCCGTCGAAGATCGCGCCGCGTTGGATGAAGCGCTCTCGCCGCTGGCGCCCGGCGACGTCGTCGTGAACACCGCCGCGTTTCACCGGACCGATGCTTGCGAAGACCATCCTGAAGAAGCACTTGCGATCAACGCCGTGGGAGCGCGAAACGCGGCGCTCAGCGCGCACGCGCGCGGCGCGGCGATCGTCTATTATTCGAGCGACTACGTGTTTGACGGCGCGCAGTGGGCGCGGCCGTACGTGGAACGCGATCTCGCGTCGCCGATCAATTCGTACGGCGTGTCGAAGCTCGCGGGCGAGACGTTCGTCAGACTCGCCAACTCGCAGGCCTTCGTGCTTCGGATCGCGTCGGTGTTCGGCGTGGCCGGTTCGAGCGGCAAGGGCGGAAATTTCGTCGAGACGATGCTTGCCAAAGCGCGCCGCGGCGAGAAGATCGAAGTGGTCGACGACATCGTCATGACGCCGACGTATGCGGCCGATGCAGCCGACCTCACCGTTGCGCTTCTTGCGCGCCGGGCAACGCCGGGCACGTATCATCTGACGAACGCAGGCGCTTGTTCGTGGTACGAGTTCGCAACGGCGATCATCGGCAGCGCAGGTCTTGATGCGGATATCACCGCGGTCGCGAGTGCATCCATGCCGACAGCCGCGCGGCGGCCTGCATACTCGGCGCTGGCAAGCGAGCGCCTTTCCTCGTTCGGCCTTTCAGCGCGCCCCTGGCGCGATGCGTTGACCGACTACCTGCGCGCCCGCGGCCATCTGTAA
- a CDS encoding thymidine phosphorylase has product MADAKAAGGEHTPADIAALVRAYVSDEIGDDAMTEWLRAVCARGMTLRETIALTQAMADSGERIAWSAADGNVVDKHSTGGVGDAVSLVAVPLAAACGVRVAKLSGRALGHTGGTLDKLECVPGTRVGLTIPEFRDQVRRVGCAIAAASERLAPADRKMYALRHRTDTVASIPLIAASVMSKKIAAGAPAIVLDVKVGNGAFFRDVDEGRELARTMTQIGAAMGRRMRVLLTSMDEPLADAAGDALELDQALLVLEGGGGARLREASRLIAAALLEAGGAAESEEAMVRVDEALRDGAARSKFSEMLGAQGGRLDRFDRTFAEGYAVGAQASGVVGRINTRAVGEIVAEAKSRAPSHASPRIGVRFMRRPGDEVREGEPIMRFIAAEPDAGIVRLLEQTYQVGTTPPKRQPLVLGVVQSDGAAELKTAGFDVR; this is encoded by the coding sequence ATGGCCGACGCAAAAGCGGCCGGAGGCGAACATACGCCGGCAGACATCGCCGCACTGGTCCGTGCGTACGTCAGCGATGAGATCGGTGACGACGCGATGACAGAATGGCTGCGCGCCGTCTGCGCGCGCGGCATGACGCTGCGCGAGACGATCGCGCTCACGCAGGCAATGGCGGACTCAGGCGAACGCATCGCATGGAGCGCCGCCGACGGCAACGTGGTCGACAAGCATTCGACGGGCGGCGTGGGCGATGCGGTCTCGCTGGTGGCCGTTCCGCTTGCCGCGGCCTGCGGTGTCCGCGTTGCAAAGCTCTCCGGCCGTGCGCTCGGCCATACCGGCGGCACGCTCGACAAGCTCGAGTGCGTGCCCGGAACGCGCGTCGGACTTACGATTCCGGAATTTCGCGATCAAGTGCGTCGCGTCGGCTGCGCGATCGCAGCTGCCAGCGAGCGGTTGGCGCCCGCCGACAGGAAGATGTATGCGCTGCGGCACCGTACGGACACGGTCGCGAGCATCCCGCTGATCGCGGCGTCCGTGATGTCCAAAAAAATCGCGGCCGGCGCACCGGCAATCGTTCTCGACGTCAAGGTCGGCAACGGCGCGTTCTTCCGCGACGTCGACGAGGGCAGAGAACTTGCCCGTACGATGACGCAGATCGGCGCGGCTATGGGTCGCCGTATGCGCGTGCTCCTCACGTCGATGGATGAACCGCTCGCGGACGCGGCCGGCGATGCGCTCGAATTGGATCAGGCGCTTCTCGTGTTGGAGGGCGGCGGAGGAGCGCGTCTGCGCGAGGCGTCGCGCCTGATCGCGGCCGCTCTGCTCGAAGCCGGCGGCGCCGCGGAGAGCGAAGAGGCAATGGTCCGGGTCGACGAAGCGTTACGGGATGGCGCCGCGCGGTCGAAATTTTCGGAGATGCTCGGCGCGCAGGGCGGCCGGTTGGACCGGTTCGACCGGACGTTTGCCGAAGGTTACGCAGTCGGGGCACAGGCGTCAGGAGTCGTGGGCCGGATCAACACGCGGGCCGTCGGCGAGATCGTCGCTGAAGCCAAGTCACGCGCACCTTCGCATGCATCACCGCGGATCGGCGTGCGTTTTATGCGCCGCCCAGGAGACGAGGTCCGCGAAGGTGAGCCGATCATGCGCTTTATCGCCGCGGAACCCGACGCGGGCATCGTGCGTTTGCTTGAACAGACGTATCAGGTGGGTACGACACCGCCAAAGCGCCAACCGTTGGTATTGGGCGTCGTACAATCCGACGGAGCGGCCGAATTGAAGACAGCTGGGTTCGACGTTCGATGA